Proteins co-encoded in one Streptomyces sp. NBC_01283 genomic window:
- a CDS encoding flavin-dependent oxidoreductase yields MIDVLVAGAGIGGLTTALSLHAAGIGVRVIDAVDALRPVGVGINLLPHAVRELTELGLGAELAATAVPTAETIHFDRHGNYIWGEPLGLARGHHWPQYSLHRGALQLILLDAVRDRIGENAVQTGTAFVRYAEPEGSGALRVTLRDVRRGREFAVPVRALIGADGLYSAVRARLHPGEGPPLWNGIRMWRGITEWDPVLGGRAMAFAGSNATAKLVVYPISREAETRGRALLNWVAEVRYPVHHHGSPGPVDWNRAGRLSDVLPHFAGWRIGDLDVPALLAATGSTSRILEYPMVDRDPLPWWGRGPVTLLGDAAHPMYPVGSSGGSEAVLDARVLARCVALAGVDRAAGLRAYEAERWGPANEVALANRAMPVDEVLRTVAERAPEGFARVEDVLTGEELGGLGEGYRRMRGDW; encoded by the coding sequence ATGATCGACGTGCTCGTCGCGGGAGCCGGGATCGGCGGGCTCACCACCGCGCTCAGCCTGCACGCGGCGGGCATCGGGGTACGGGTCATCGACGCGGTGGACGCGCTGCGGCCCGTCGGGGTCGGCATCAATCTTCTGCCGCACGCGGTGAGGGAGTTGACGGAGCTGGGCCTCGGCGCCGAGCTGGCCGCCACGGCCGTGCCGACCGCAGAGACGATCCACTTCGACCGGCACGGCAACTACATCTGGGGCGAGCCGCTGGGGCTCGCGCGCGGCCACCACTGGCCGCAGTACTCCCTGCACCGCGGCGCCCTGCAGCTGATCCTCCTCGACGCCGTGCGCGACCGCATCGGCGAGAACGCCGTACAGACCGGTACGGCGTTCGTGCGGTACGCCGAGCCGGAGGGGTCGGGCGCGCTGCGGGTGACCCTGCGGGACGTGCGGCGCGGGCGGGAGTTCGCGGTTCCGGTGCGTGCCCTGATCGGCGCCGACGGCCTGTACTCGGCGGTCCGGGCCCGGCTGCATCCCGGGGAGGGGCCGCCGCTGTGGAACGGCATCCGGATGTGGCGGGGCATCACCGAGTGGGACCCGGTGCTCGGCGGCCGGGCGATGGCCTTCGCGGGCAGCAACGCGACGGCCAAGCTCGTCGTCTACCCGATCTCGCGGGAGGCGGAGACGCGGGGGCGCGCGCTGCTCAACTGGGTGGCGGAGGTGCGTTACCCGGTCCATCACCACGGGTCGCCGGGCCCGGTGGACTGGAACCGCGCGGGACGCCTCTCCGACGTCCTGCCGCACTTCGCCGGGTGGCGGATCGGGGACCTGGACGTGCCCGCGCTGCTCGCCGCGACCGGGTCCACGAGCCGGATCCTGGAGTACCCGATGGTCGACAGGGACCCGCTGCCGTGGTGGGGGCGCGGACCCGTGACGCTCCTTGGCGACGCGGCGCATCCGATGTACCCCGTGGGGTCGAGCGGCGGCTCGGAGGCGGTGCTCGACGCGCGGGTGCTCGCGCGGTGCGTGGCCCTTGCCGGGGTGGACCGGGCGGCCGGGCTGCGGGCCTATGAGGCGGAGCGGTGGGGTCCGGCCAACGAGGTGGCGCTGGCCAACCGGGCGATGCCGGTGGACGAGGTGCTGCGCACCGTCGCCGAGCGGGCGCCGGAGGGGTTCGCTCGGGTGGAGGACGTGCTGACGGGGGAGGAGCTCGGGGGGCTGGGGGAGGGGTATCGGCGTATGCGCGGGGATTGGTAG
- the pepN gene encoding aminopeptidase N: MPGTNLTREEAQQRAKLLAVDSYEIDLDLSGAQEGGTYRSVTTVRFDSAEADAETFIDLVAPAVHEVVLNGHALDVAAVFRDSRIALRHLEAGPNELKVVADCDYTNTGEGLHRFVDPVDQQAYLYTQFEVPDARRVFASFEQPDLKATFQFTVKAPSGWTVISNSPTPEPSGDVWVFEPTPRMSTYITALIVGPYHSVHSSYEGPGGQSVPLGIYCRPSLAEFLDSDAIFEVTRQGFEWFQEKFDYAYPFAKYDQLFVPEFNAGAMENAGAVTIRDQYVFRSKVTDAAYETRAETILHELAHMWFGDLVTMEWWNDLWLNESFATYTSIACQAYAENSRWPHSWTTFANSMKTWAYRQDQLPSTHPIMADIRDLDDVLVNFDGITYAKGASVLKQLVAYVGMDEFFRGVQAYFKAHAFGNTRLSDLLGALEETSGRDLKTWSKKWLETAGINVLRPVVDVDTSGRITSFAVKQEAPALPAGAQGEPTLRPHRIAIGLYDLDEESGKLLRTDRVELDVDGELTAVDALVGRERPAVILLNDDDLSYAKVRMDAESLAFVTEHIGDFEASLPRALSWASAWDMTRDAELPTREYLSLVLSGIAKESDIGVVQSLHRQVKLALELYAAPAGRDEALARWTEATLSHLRSAEPGSDHQLAWARAFAATARTEDQLTLIEELVSGKQSIEGLAVDTELRWAFVHRLAATGRLDEAGITAELDRDKTAAGERHAASARAARPTPEAKAEAWASVVESDKLPNAIQESVIGGFVQTDQRELLAPYAEKFFSAVKGAWDSRSHEMAQQIAVGLYPSLQISQATLDATDAWLASASPSAALRRLITESRAGVERALRAQAADA; the protein is encoded by the coding sequence GTGCCCGGCACCAATCTGACCCGCGAAGAGGCGCAGCAGCGGGCGAAGCTGCTCGCCGTTGACTCGTACGAGATCGATCTCGACCTCTCCGGCGCGCAAGAGGGCGGCACCTACCGCTCGGTGACCACCGTGCGTTTCGACTCCGCGGAGGCGGACGCCGAGACCTTCATCGACCTGGTGGCCCCCGCGGTCCACGAGGTCGTCCTGAACGGCCACGCGCTGGACGTCGCCGCCGTCTTCCGTGACTCGCGCATCGCGCTGAGGCACCTGGAGGCGGGGCCGAACGAGCTGAAGGTGGTCGCCGACTGCGACTACACCAATACGGGTGAGGGGCTGCACCGGTTCGTCGACCCGGTCGACCAACAGGCCTACCTCTACACGCAGTTCGAGGTTCCGGACGCGCGCCGGGTCTTCGCGTCGTTCGAGCAGCCCGACCTGAAGGCGACGTTCCAGTTCACCGTGAAGGCGCCGTCCGGCTGGACGGTCATCTCGAATTCGCCGACCCCGGAGCCCAGCGGTGACGTCTGGGTCTTCGAGCCCACGCCGCGCATGTCGACGTACATCACGGCGCTCATCGTCGGTCCGTATCACTCGGTCCACAGCTCATACGAGGGTCCTGGCGGCCAGTCGGTTCCGCTCGGCATCTACTGCCGGCCCTCGCTCGCGGAGTTCCTCGACTCGGACGCGATCTTCGAGGTCACGCGGCAGGGCTTCGAGTGGTTCCAGGAGAAGTTCGACTACGCGTACCCCTTCGCCAAGTACGACCAGCTCTTCGTGCCGGAGTTCAACGCGGGCGCGATGGAGAACGCGGGTGCGGTGACCATCCGCGACCAGTACGTGTTCCGTTCGAAGGTGACGGACGCGGCGTACGAGACGCGCGCGGAAACAATCCTCCACGAGCTGGCCCACATGTGGTTCGGCGACCTGGTGACAATGGAGTGGTGGAACGACCTCTGGCTGAATGAGTCGTTCGCCACGTACACGTCCATCGCCTGCCAGGCGTACGCGGAGAACTCGCGCTGGCCGCACTCCTGGACGACGTTCGCCAACTCCATGAAGACGTGGGCGTACCGCCAGGACCAGCTGCCCTCCACGCACCCGATCATGGCGGACATCCGCGACCTCGACGACGTGCTGGTCAACTTCGACGGCATCACGTACGCCAAGGGCGCGAGCGTCCTCAAGCAGCTCGTCGCGTACGTCGGCATGGACGAGTTCTTCCGGGGCGTGCAGGCGTACTTCAAGGCGCACGCGTTCGGCAACACGCGCCTGTCCGATCTGCTCGGCGCGCTTGAGGAGACCAGCGGGCGCGACCTGAAGACCTGGTCGAAGAAGTGGCTGGAAACGGCCGGCATCAACGTCCTGCGTCCGGTGGTCGACGTCGACACCTCCGGCAGGATCACGTCGTTCGCGGTGAAGCAGGAGGCCCCGGCGCTCCCGGCCGGCGCCCAGGGCGAGCCGACTCTGCGCCCGCACCGGATCGCGATCGGCCTCTACGACCTCGACGAGGAGAGCGGCAAGCTGCTGCGCACGGACCGCGTCGAGCTGGACGTGGACGGCGAACTGACTGCGGTGGACGCGCTGGTGGGCCGCGAGCGCCCGGCGGTCATCCTCCTGAACGACGACGACCTCTCGTACGCGAAGGTCCGCATGGACGCGGAGTCGCTCGCGTTCGTGACGGAGCACATCGGTGACTTCGAGGCGTCGCTGCCGCGGGCCCTTTCGTGGGCGTCGGCGTGGGACATGACACGGGACGCGGAGCTCCCGACGCGGGAGTACCTCTCCCTCGTCCTGTCCGGCATCGCCAAGGAGTCGGACATCGGGGTCGTCCAGTCCCTGCACCGTCAGGTGAAGCTGGCCCTTGAGCTGTACGCGGCTCCGGCCGGGCGTGACGAAGCGCTCGCCCGCTGGACCGAGGCGACGCTCTCGCACCTCCGCTCGGCGGAGCCGGGCAGCGACCACCAGCTGGCGTGGGCACGGGCGTTCGCCGCGACGGCGCGCACGGAGGACCAGCTGACGCTGATCGAGGAACTGGTCTCCGGCAAGCAGTCGATCGAGGGCCTCGCGGTGGACACGGAGCTGCGCTGGGCCTTCGTGCACCGGCTCGCGGCGACCGGCCGGCTCGACGAGGCCGGGATCACGGCGGAGCTCGACCGCGACAAGACGGCCGCGGGCGAGCGGCACGCGGCATCGGCGCGGGCGGCGCGGCCCACTCCGGAGGCCAAGGCGGAGGCGTGGGCGTCGGTCGTGGAGTCCGACAAGCTCCCGAACGCGATCCAGGAGTCCGTCATCGGCGGCTTCGTCCAGACGGACCAGCGGGAACTCCTCGCGCCGTACGCGGAGAAGTTCTTCTCGGCGGTGAAGGGGGCGTGGGACTCCCGTTCACACGAGATGGCGCAGCAGATCGCGGTGGGCCTGTACCCGTCGCTCCAGATCTCCCAGGCCACCCTGGACGCCACGGACGCCTGGCTGGCCTCGGCGTCCCCGTCAGCGGCCCTCCGCCGCCTGATCACGGAATCCCGCGCAGGCGTGGAGCGAGCGCTGCGGGCGCAGGCGGCGGACGCGTAG
- a CDS encoding aspartate-semialdehyde dehydrogenase, translating into MKVGIVGATGQVGTVMRKILVERDFPVDELRLFASARSAGSKLDGVTVEDASTADYSGLDIVLFSAGGATSKALAEKVASQGPVVIDNSSAWRMDPEVPLVVSEVNPHAIANRPKGIIANPNCTTMAAMPVLKPLHKEAGLTALVVATYQAVSGSGLAGVDELFEQVKKVGDDAPKLTHDGSATEFPAPNKYVAPIAYNVLPMAGSIVDDGLNETDEEQKLRNESRKILEIPGLKVSGTCVRVPVFTGHSLQVNARFERPLNAERATELLASAEGVVLTDVPTPQVAAGKDEAFVGRIRNDETVENGLAFFISDDNLRKGAALNAVQIAELVAAELKG; encoded by the coding sequence GTGAAGGTCGGAATCGTCGGAGCCACCGGTCAGGTCGGCACGGTCATGCGCAAGATCCTCGTGGAGCGGGACTTCCCGGTGGACGAGCTGCGCCTGTTCGCCTCGGCCCGGTCGGCCGGCTCGAAGCTCGACGGTGTGACGGTCGAGGACGCCTCCACGGCCGACTACAGCGGCCTCGACATCGTCCTGTTCTCCGCGGGCGGCGCCACCTCGAAGGCGCTGGCCGAGAAGGTCGCCTCGCAGGGCCCCGTCGTGATCGACAACTCCTCCGCCTGGCGGATGGACCCCGAGGTTCCCCTCGTCGTCTCCGAGGTCAACCCGCACGCGATCGCGAACCGCCCCAAGGGCATCATCGCCAACCCGAACTGCACGACGATGGCCGCCATGCCGGTCCTGAAGCCGCTGCACAAGGAGGCCGGGCTCACCGCGCTCGTCGTGGCGACGTACCAGGCCGTGTCCGGTTCGGGTCTCGCCGGTGTCGACGAGCTGTTCGAGCAGGTCAAGAAGGTCGGCGACGACGCGCCGAAGCTGACGCACGACGGTTCGGCCACGGAGTTCCCCGCGCCGAACAAGTACGTCGCGCCGATCGCGTACAACGTCCTGCCGATGGCGGGCTCCATCGTCGACGACGGTCTGAACGAGACCGACGAGGAGCAGAAGCTCCGCAACGAGTCGCGCAAGATCCTGGAGATCCCGGGCCTCAAGGTCTCCGGCACCTGCGTCCGCGTGCCGGTCTTCACCGGTCACTCGCTCCAGGTCAACGCCCGCTTCGAGCGTCCGCTGAACGCCGAGCGCGCCACCGAGCTCCTCGCGTCGGCCGAGGGCGTCGTCCTCACCGACGTCCCGACCCCGCAGGTCGCGGCGGGCAAGGACGAGGCCTTCGTGGGCCGCATCCGCAACGACGAGACGGTGGAGAACGGCCTGGCCTTCTTCATCTCCGACGACAACCTCCGCAAGGGCGCCGCGCTGAACGCGGTGCAGATCGCGGAGCTGGTGGCGGCCGAGCTCAAGGGCTGA
- a CDS encoding DUF1203 domain-containing protein, whose protein sequence is MTTTTTYAPLPITPTALKALRVTDDAGNPCRPYVDEEGGDPLRCCLRPVAPGERVALVSYAPLRRWALRTGATPGAYDEQGPVFIHADDCEGPAPSGGQYPFARPGSLRTLRRYSAEGRIVGGRLLEIPDPAAEGFDTAFAEAFADPEVALVHVRAVEYGCFHFEVRRP, encoded by the coding sequence ATGACCACGACCACCACTTACGCGCCCCTCCCCATCACCCCCACTGCCCTCAAGGCACTCCGCGTCACCGACGACGCCGGCAACCCCTGCCGCCCCTACGTGGACGAGGAAGGCGGCGACCCGCTCCGCTGCTGTCTGCGCCCCGTCGCCCCCGGCGAACGCGTCGCCCTCGTCTCGTACGCCCCCCTGCGCCGCTGGGCCCTGCGGACCGGTGCCACCCCCGGCGCCTATGACGAGCAGGGCCCCGTCTTCATCCACGCGGACGACTGCGAGGGCCCGGCGCCCAGCGGCGGGCAGTACCCCTTCGCCCGGCCCGGATCCCTGCGCACCCTGCGCCGCTACAGCGCCGAGGGCCGCATCGTCGGGGGCCGCCTGCTTGAGATCCCGGACCCGGCCGCGGAAGGCTTCGACACCGCCTTCGCCGAGGCCTTCGCCGACCCGGAGGTCGCCCTCGTGCACGTCAGGGCCGTCGAGTACGGCTGCTTCCACTTCGAGGTCCGCCGCCCCTAG